The DNA region TCTTTAAACGTGGATCAAAAAACACCTGGAATAAAACAAGATACTGCCAGGCGTGAGGTAAAACCTGCTCTACCCGAAAAACAAGCGACTGAGGTTAAACCAGTTGGCAAAATGTAGGTTTGGTAATATTCAAAATAATTTGCTAAATTTATTTATGGATTTAAACACAGAAAAGCTAAGTGTTCTTCAAAAAATAATCAACTCCGATGACGAGACAGTTCCATCAGGGCTCAGATCAGATAGCTATTGGATAACACTCTTCTCGCTTACCAAATGAAACTGAGCGCAGGCCCGGCCGCTTCCTCATGCTGAACTTGGTTCAGCACCTTTCCAACTAGCGTTCATGACTAATAGATCCCCAGTCAAGCTGAGGATGACGACCGTTCATAGTTGCCGCATTAGACACTCGATTAAGGCTCAGATCAGATAGCTATTGGATAACACCCAGCTCGCTTACTAAATGAAATTGAGCGCAGGGCCCGGCCGCTTCATCATGCTGAACTTGGTTCAGCACCTTTCCAACTAGCGTTCATGATTAATAGATCCCCAGTCAAGCTGAGGATGACGACCGTTCATAGTTGCCGCATTAGACATTCCATTAAGGCTCAGATCAGATAGCTATTGGATAACACTCGTCTCGCTTACCAAATGAAACTGAGCACAGACCCGGCCGCTTCATCATGCTGAACTTGGTTCAGCACCTTTCCAACTAGCGTTCATACTTCTTAGATCCCCAGTCAAGCTGAGGATGACGACGTTCCTATTAAACGGCAAAACAAACACTATAAAGACTATTGCTCCTTCAAAAAGTCGATCATTTTTTTAAGCGCTATTGCCCGGTGACTAATCTTATTCTTCTCTGCCATATCCATTTCAGCAAAAGTAATGTTGTAGCCGTTGGGCTGAAAAATCGGATCGTAACCAAAGCCTTTCGATCCCGACATCTCGAACCGGATTGTTCCTTCAACTGCACCTTCGAAAAAATGCTGTTTGCCGTTTTGCATTAATGAAATAACAGTTTTAAATCTGGCATTTCTATTGGTCTGGTTTTTCATTTGTTCGAGCACCAAACGCATGTTTTCCAGGCTGTCTCTGCCTCCGCTGTAACGGGCAGAGTAAACCCCGGGCTCATTATTTAACGCTTCAATTTCTAATCCGCTGTCGTCGGCAAAGCAATCGAGGTTGAAACGTTCAACCACGTAGCTGCTTTTCAGTGCTGCATTTCCCTCAAAAGTAAGTGCCGTTTCCGGAATATCGTCAGTGCAGCCGATATCGTTAAGGTTAAGCACTTCGTATTGGCCAGCCAAAGCCGAACGAATTTCGTCTGTTTTATGTTGATTATTTGTTGCAAAAACGAGTTTTTTCATTTGGTTCAATGGTTCAGTAGTTCATTGGTTTCATTAGGTAAATCAGTCATCCGATGAATATTTGCGTGCTGCTTTTATTCATCGGATGACTTTCGCTAGACGACTGGTTTTGTCATTGTTTTTCAGTCCATAAACCTTCTCACCTTCAGCTTTAAACCTTCTTAATATAATTTTTGCAGATGGCCCCACAATTGTTTTTTCGCGGCAATATTACTATCAAGATGATGAAGATTGGGTGCGAAAATTATCTTGGTCGTTTCGTGAACGATAATTTCATTCTGCCAAGAAAGGTTGAGCTTTAATTCTGAAATCTCTACACCAAACGACAGCATAATCACGGGTTTAAAAAACTCGCGAAGGGCAATAAAATCGGTATTTGGATAATTTGAATAATTCACCAGGGCAAAATCGGGCGTAGAAAGGTTAATCGCTTTCACAATTTTACGCAACAACTCCCGCCCTTGCTCAGTACTTACGTCGTTGTTGTTATCGTTTACCAGAATAAGCACTGCCTTTTTGTTCCCGCCCAAAAATTTAAACTCTTTTTTAGTCGCGATTTCCTCCATTACAGGAGGAATTTCAACTGCAGGAACATCAATTTTGGTACTTTCCCCAACTTTAATACTCGGTAATGGAGTAGAACTGTTACTTTCTAATTGCTCATTAGCGCTTTGGTCAGATATCGCTTCAGGCGCCGAAACAACCTCAGTACTAGCAAAAAGCGGCATTTTCACACTTTTATCTTCCACCACAAAAACATCATCGGTAAAAAATAAACGTAAAGCGTTCGCATTGTTGGTAACCTGGTTTTCCATTCGTATTTTTGCTGAATAATAATTTCTGTTAAAATTAGTTAAATATCTTATAATAGCGCCGCTAATTGTTACTTTTATCCCTTAAAACTTATAGACTGCTCTGCGTGAGAAAAGCTTTTTGCTTATTTGTTCTAAGCCTTATTTGCAGCATTTCGAATGCTCAAAATGTGGCTACAATAAATGGTAAACCAATAAGTGCAAAAGAGTTTATGTGGGCGTACAAGAAAAGCCATAACGGAAATTTAAGTACCGATTATGCAAATTTAGCGGCTTATTTGAATTTGTATATCAACTTTAAACTGAAAGTTTTGGATGCCCGCGATATGGGTCTCGACAAGAGCCTTGTGTACCAGCAGGAAATTAAAACGTACGAAGCGCTGTTGGAAACACATAAAAAAGCGACCACCAGCGGCAAAGACCACGATTTTTTGATAAATGAATATAAGGAAGGCGTTTTAATGTTCAATGTTTCGGAACAAAAAATCTGGAACAAAGCGCAGGAAGACGAACAGGCGATAATTGAGTTTTATAACAGCAACAAACAACATTACAACAAACCGCTAAATGAAGTAAGAGGTGAAGTGATTACCGATTACCAGCAAAGTTTAGAGGAAAACTGGCTGAAAGGCCTAAAACAGAAGTACCAGGTAAAAATTAACGAAAGCGAGTTGAAAAAACTTGCCAGGTTATAACAGCTTACAGTATTAAATTTGTACAACATAACATTAGAATGAAGAAAATATTTTTAGTAGCAGTTTCTTTGATTTGCTTTTTAAGCAGTTACGCGCAAACAACAAAGCATAATATCGATAAAGTTGCTGCTGTGGTAGGAAACAACATCATCTTACTTTCGGATTTAAATCAACAATATACCCAATATCTCTACCAAGGAAACCCACCAAACCAGGATATCAAGTGTAAGATTTTGCAAAATACCTTAACTCAAAAATTGTTAAAACAACAGGCAGAAATCGATTCTGTAATGGTTGAAGAAAGCCAGGTAGATGATGAGGTAAATAAACGTATGCGTTACAGCATGCAGCGTGCGGGGGGACAGGAGCGTTTAGAGCAGTTTTTGAACAAATCCGTTCTTCAATACAAAGACGAAATCCGTCCATCGATTAAAGATGAGTTGATTGCGCAGAAGATGCAACAGAAAATTACCGAAAACATTAATGTTACGCCAATGGAGGTTGAAAAGTATTTCAAATCGCTGGGCGATAGTCTTCCGGAGTTTAACACCGAAGTTGAGGTTGGCGAGGTGATTTTAAACCCACAGCTTTCAAAAGCAGAGAAACAAAGGTTTCGCGATAAAATTGAGGCACTTCGTTTACGTGTTAAGAGCGGTGAGGATATGGGCATTTTGGCAAAGACCTATTCTGAAGATCCGGGATCTGCTGCTGATGGTGGCGACTTAGGTTTCTTCGATAGAAACACCATGGCAAAGGAATTTACAAGCTGGGCCTTTAAACTTAAGGCCGGTGAGGTATCGCCTATTTTTGAAACAGAGTTTGGCTTTCACTTTCTACAGGTTATTGAACGCCGCGGAGAGCAGGTTCATGCCCGTCATATTTTAATTATTCCGCGAACTACGCCCGAAAGCTTAGTGCGTTTAGAAAAACACGCCGATAGTATTTACAACAATATTATGGCAAAAAAGTACAGCTTTGCGGCGGCTGCAAACTTGTTTTCTGATAACAAAGAAACAAAATACAACGGAGGTATGATGTTGAATGCGGAGAATGTACAAGCCAGATCAACGTTTATTCCTGTCGACAAGTTGGATCCGTCGGTATTTTTGGTAATTGATACGATGAAAGTTGGCGGCATTTCGAAACCACATTTATTTACTGGTGCCGATGGCAAGGAAGCTTACCGCATTCTTTACTTAAAATCGAAAATACCGCCACACAAAGCAAACATGGCACAAGATTTCCCAAAAATCAGGGATGCCGCACAAAATGATAAAATTAATCGTACTTTAAGCGAATGGTTTGAAAAACGTCGTGAAAGCACTTATATCAAAATAGACGACGAGTTTAATACCTGCGATGAATTAAAAATTTGGACAAAAAGCAGTACCGCCTCAAAATAAACAATGCAGTATAAGAACGAAGTAGAAGCTGTTGATGCGCTTCATCAATCTTTCAACAATATCAAAGCCGAAATCGGCAAGGTTGTAGTTGGACAGGATGAAATCATAAAATCGGTTTTAATTGCCATTTTTAGCAACGGACACTGTTTGCTGGTTGGCGTACCGGGATTAGCAAAAACCCTACTCGTTCAAACGGTTGCAGCTGTTTTAGACCTCGAATTTAACCGCATACAGTTTACGCCCGATTTAATGCCGAGCGATATTATCGGCGCTGAGATACTTGGCGAAGACAGGCATTTTAAGTTTATTAAGGGGCCTGTTTTTTCGAATATTATTTTGGCCGATGAGATTAATCGTACACCTCCAAAAACTCAGGCGGCATTGTTAGAGGCGATGCAAGAGAAATCGGTTACTGCGGCTGGGCAGACACATATTTTACCGAAGCCCTTTTTTGTTTTAGCCACTCAAAACCCAATTGAACAAGAAGGAACTTATCCCCTGCCCGAAGCGCAATTGGATCGTTTTATGTTCAATATTCAGCTCAACTACCCTGCTTTTGCTGATGAACTGAACATTGTTAGAAACACAACAGGCAGTAAATCTGTTCAACTGCAGAAGATCATTCATGCGGATGATATTCAGTATTTTCAGCAATTGATACGCAATATTCCGATTACGGACAATGTTTTGGAATATGCGGTTAAACTAGCTTCAAAAACGCGTCCGAATAGCGAATTTGCTACTGAGGCGATAAATAAATACATCAGTTGGGGCGCTGGCCCGCGAGCTTCTCAGTTTCTTGTTTTGGGCGCCAAGTGCCATGCAGCAGTAACTGGGAAATATGCTCCTGATATTGAAGATGTGCAGGCCGTTGCTGAGCCCATTTTACGCCACCGTATCGTGCGCAATTACCGCGCTGAAGCCGAGGGATTATCTATTGAAAAAATAATCAAAGCTCTTTTATAGCCGACGCTTTTATCCTGTTTTTTGTTTCAGACCCACGTCATCCGATAGCTAAATGCTGCTGGCTTTACGCTTTGTGCTGATAGACAATCGTCAACTCCACTGCAGCGGAGCGGTCTTTGCCTGCGGCGGTGCCCTCTACTAAAATTTCTCGACTACGCTCGAATCGGATGACGGGATTTCAGCTCAGAAAGAAATCCGTTGCCGAAGTACTGCCAGCTTTGGGTCAGTGCCCATCGTCATCTCGACTGAAGCGCAGTGGAACGGAGAGATCTTTGCCTGCGGCGGTGCCCTTTACTAAAATTTCTCGACTACGCTCGAATCTGATAGCTATCGGATGACGGGATTTTACGGTTAGCAATCATATCGCCTGCCCTTACTTCGCCTCATCAATCGCTTTATTCACCACGTCTTGAATTCGGCCCCTTATTCTCAGGTCTGATAGTTTATCGCTTACGGTCGGGTTCACTCTGTTTGATAAAAACACATACACCAAACCACGCGATGGATCGACCCAAACGCAAGTGCCCGTGTAGCCAGTATGTCCATAAGTTTGTGGCGAAGCATACACCGAAGGGTAATGTTTCGCCGTATCAGGATCCCAGCGATCGAAGCCTAAGCCGCGACGACTTACATTAGATTGTTTCGAGGTAAACATATCAACTGTTTGCGCTTTAAAGTACTCCTCGCCGCCGTAACTGCCCCGGTTTAACAACATTTGATAAATAATAGCTAAGTCGTTGGCACTGGCAAACAAACCTGCATGGCCAGAAACACCACCAGCCAACCCTGCACCCTGATCGTGAACGTAGCCTACCAACAATGTCTTCCTGAAATAAGTATCCATCTCTGTCGGAATGATTTGATCGGCCTTGAAACGGTTTCTTGGCAAGAAACCGGCAGTTTGCATGCCCAGTGGTTTATAAAAGTTCTGATAAGCATAATCATTTAACGGTTCTTCGCTGATGTGCTCAACAATATCTTTCATTACGTACATGCTAATGTCGCTATAAACGTATTTCCCCCGGGTTTTTATAGGAGAGTTTAACATTTTTGGCCACATAAAATCTTTAAAAAAGCCTTTCCTGATGTAATAATTATCGGCCACCTTTGTGGGAAACGCGGCGGATGAATCGCGGCTGTAATCGCCAGCTTTTATGTAATTATGAAAGGGAATGTAAGGGATAAAACCAGCCTGGTGAAGCATAACTTCGCGAACCTGAATGTTATTCATTGGCGTAGTTCGTGCCTTTGGAATGTAGGCGCCAATGTTGGTATCTAGTTTTAACTTGCCCTCTTCAAATAACCGCATTACCGAAGGTGTAGTAGCGGTAACTTTCGTAACTGAGGCTAAATCGAAAATGTCTGTTACCTTATCAGGCATATTCGAATCATAAGTGTGCGTTCCGTAGGCTTTGTTAAAAATTACCTTTCCATCTTTGGCAACAAGTACAACCAAGCCGGGCGTAGCTTTTTGATTGATGGCCTCCGATGCAATGGCATCGATTTCCTTCAAGCTGTTTGAATTCACGCCGGCATCTTCCGGAACGGTATATTTCAACCTTGTTTTGGCAGTTTTAAAGCCCGATCCAATGGTGTAGCGTGCTGAATAGGCCTTCGTTAATTTATTTTCCGCCGAAATTCCTCCGAAGATATATTGCGGAACGATGGCCGCAGCATCTGCATTGTTTTGCGCCGTCCATACAACTGGAGTTTGAATTGCATCAAAAGATTTTAAGGCTGTTCCATTGCCAAAAACCGAAAGAATAACGTTCTTCGTTTTGCTTATGCTGTTGATAAAGTTGATAAACTTTGCGTTGTTGCTGTTTTGATCGTCGACGCAGATGAGCACCGTATTGAAATATTTGAGGTCATCTTCCAAATCGTACAGGTTAACGCTGTCCTTATAAGAATCGGCAGAGAAGGAAGTAATCTTATCGTATTTGTTCGCAAGGCTATCAAACACGGCACTGTAGGCAAAGCTCAAACTTACCGAGGCAATGTTCTTTTTATCGAGCGATTTTAAGGGAATTATAGAATCCTGATTGTTTAAAACTACCGTGCTTCTGCTTATCGAATTTGCTACTGAAAGTTTTTTTTCGTTCGAGGAATGCTCTTGTGCGCATGCTCCTAAACATAAAACATTAAAGAAACTCGCCGTAGCCAGAATAAATAATCTATTTCGCTTCATATACTTTTTCTCCGTTCAAGTAGGTTTTCAAAACCTTAGTTTTCAATATTGTTTGTGATGTTGATTTTAAAATGTCTTTGTCGAGTATAACAAAGTCGGCCAGTTTGCCTTTTTCCAGACTGCCTTTTTCGTTTTCCTCAAAATTGGCTTTAGCTGCCCAAATGGTCATGCCACGTAAGGCTTCTTCGGGCGTTAAAGCGTTCTCTACCTGAAAACCTCCTTTTGGAAATCCTTTCGAATCTTCTCTAACCGTTGCTGCATAAAACGTTAATAAGGGATTTATGTTTTCGACAGGGAAGTCTGTTCCTAAAGGGATCCAGCCATTTTGTTTCAATAATTGTTTATAAGCATAAGCACCTTTCAAGCGTTCTTTCCCTAAGCGCTCGCCAGCCCAATACATGTCTGATGTAGCGTGTGTGGGCTGTACCGAAGGCACAATGCTTGTTTTTCCGAATAAATCGAAATCGGCTTTGTTAATAACCTGTGCGTGCTCTATCCGCCAGCGTTTATCGTTCTTACCTTTTAAAACGTTGTTATAAATTTTTAGAATCGTCCGATTAGCTGAGTCGCCAATGGCATGCGTACACATTTGGAAGTTATTGGCAGCTATTTTTTTGGCCACTTCTTCAAAATGTTTGGGATTGCTCAATAAAAAGCCTTTTTTGCCTGGCATATCGCTGTATGGATGTAACAGGCAAGCCCCGCGAGAGCCTAATGCCCCATCGGCATAAACCTTAAAGGCCCGTACATTTAAGCGTTCGGTTTTTATCGGTCCACGGTTAAACAGATATTTATAATTGGCTTCATCATCAGAAAGCATCACATACAAACGCATTTTAAGCTTGTTCTCTTTCTGCAGCTTTTCGATAAACTCTACGGCTAAATAACTCAGTCCGCAATCATCAATAGTGGTTAAACCAGCAGCAAAGCAATTTTTTTGCGCATCGGTAAAAATTTTCTCGGCTAATTTAGCATCTGGCGATGGGATTTTGCTTTCTACCAAGGCCACTGCATTATCAATTAACACGCCCGTTAATTTTCCGTTTTTAACAAGCATATCGCCACCAACCAACTTTACTTCGCCTTTAATACCTGCATCATCCAAAGCTTTTTGGTTGGCAATGGCTGCATGTCCGTCGATACGGTTTAAAAATACCGGGCGATTTGGAAAGAGCTGTGTTAAGGTTTCATTTGTAGGAAAAGATTTGTCTTGCCAGTCGTTTTGATCCCAGCCGTTACCGATTAGCCAACCGTCGGGATGGGTTTTAGCGAAATCACTTAGCCGCTGTAAAATTTCATCCCACGATTTTGTATCGCGAAGGTCGGCAGTTTGCAAGCTTTGTCCGTAGCCATAAAAATGGGCGTGCGCATCAATAAACCCCGGATATACCGCTTTGCCAGCGGCATCAATTTCTTCTTTGGCTTTGTACTGCGCTCTGATATCGTGGGTGGTACCGAGCGCCAAAATCTTCCCGTTTTTTACGGCAAAAGCTTCAACGGTATCAAAGTTGGTATTAACTGTATAAACTTTTGCGTTGTAAACAATACTGTCTGCCTCTTCCTTTTCACTACATGAAGAAAATAGCAAAACAGGAAAGAAAAAGTACAAAAGAGATTTCATGTGGCTAAAGATATAAAATTGAATCATTTGGTTTTGTAATTTCAGCTTTACAGAGCAGGAAGCTTAGAGAAATGCCTTTAGCTTTGCTTATTATTCGATGAATAATTAGAATGAACTATCAATCTGAACTCGATCAATTCAAGCGGCCGTCATTGCGAGGCTGGATGCGAGCGAGCCGAAGCAATCTTTCTCCAATAATTGTTCTGAAGATATTGGTTCACCCTACCGCCAAAACCATTTTTTAAGTTCGAAATAAATAGGCATAACGCAACTTATTTGTTAAAAGCAGTCATCGTGTGCGCGGGGCCAACAGTTACGAAGCTTTTGATCAGTTCGACACTCTTATCAATGAGGGCCGGAATTTCCAGCTGTTCATTTTTATCGAACTGGCCAAGCACAAAATCTACCTGACGACCTTTTGGGTAGTCACTTCCAATGCCGAAACGTAATCGGGCGTAGTTTTGACCGCCGCAAACCTCTTCAATACTTTTCAGTCCATTATGCCCGGCACTCGACCCTTGCAGCTTTAGGCGGAGTTTCCCTAAAGGCAGTGCCAAATCATCAACAATAACGAGCACATTTTCGGGAGCAATCTTAAGTTCTTTCATCCAATAGTTTACGGCCTTACCACTGAGATTCATAAAAGTGGTCGGCTTAATCACATGAAGTTTCTTCCCTTTAAAACTCACTTCCGCATAGTAAGCCAAACGAATATTCTCAAAGCTTCCACTTAAGCCTTTCACCAATTCATCTGCAATATCAAAACCTATGTTGTGCCTTGTATGCGCATAATCGGGCCCAATATTGCCTAAACCAACTATAAGATATTTCATGGCGCAAAGGTAGGAAAAAGTTGGGAGTTGGGAGTTTTGAGTTGAGAGTTGGGAGCTCGGAGTCCCGAGTCTAGAGTCGGAAGTCTCGAGACTAAAGACTAAAACTTAAATGCGAAAACGTAAAATATGGTTCACAAAAAAAGCGATGCAACATTTGCACCGCTTTTTTCAAATCAAGGAAATCCTGATAATCTTGGAAATCCTGATTATTTTTTACCTTTTGCAGCTTCAGTTTCTGCTTGTTTTAATGCTCTAGACATTGCAACTGATACGATAGTATCTTCTGGAGTGTTGGTAATTACGTAGTTCTGACCTTTAAGATCGCGAACACGGAATAAGCTACCCACTTCTAATTGCTCTAAGCTTACCTCAACGTTTTGTGGCATGTTAGCTGGCAACGCTTTAACGCGAAGTTTACGTAACTTTTGGATTAATTTACCCCCCATTTTAACACCTGGAGAAGTTCCTGTTAACTTAACCGGAATTTCCATCACGATTTCTTTTTCGTCGAATAACTGAAGAAAATCGATGTGCATTAATACGTCGGTAAGTGGGTGGAATTGTGTGTCTTTTACGATTGCTTTTGTTTTAGCACCGTTCACATCAATTTCCACAAAATTTACTTCCGGAGTATAAATAACATCTCTTAAATCAGCGATCAACACAGCTAAGTGTTTTTGCTCATTTCCACCGTACAATACCGCCGGAACCTTACCTTCGTAACGAAGTTCCTTGGCATCGCGTTTCCCTACGTTCTCTCTTGGAGAACCGCTAATAGCGATTGTTTTCATTTTATTTATATTTATTGTTTATTATTATTAGCAGTATCAGGTATCAAGACCTTCCGCCTTAAACCCTCTACCTTCAACCTAATTACACTCTAAACAGGTCGCTAATTGATCCATGCTCATTTACATTGGCAATTGCCCTTGCAAACAGTGCAGCGGTACTTAGCACCCGTATTTTATCACTTTCTTGTTTTAGCGGGATGGTATCTGTAACGATCAACTCAGTCAAAACCGAATTTTCTACTGTTTCTACAGCTTTACCCGATAATACGGCGTGTGTA from Pedobacter endophyticus includes:
- a CDS encoding non-canonical purine NTP diphosphatase, with translation MKKLVFATNNQHKTDEIRSALAGQYEVLNLNDIGCTDDIPETALTFEGNAALKSSYVVERFNLDCFADDSGLEIEALNNEPGVYSARYSGGRDSLENMRLVLEQMKNQTNRNARFKTVISLMQNGKQHFFEGAVEGTIRFEMSGSKGFGYDPIFQPNGYNITFAEMDMAEKNKISHRAIALKKMIDFLKEQ
- a CDS encoding peptidylprolyl isomerase, translated to MKKIFLVAVSLICFLSSYAQTTKHNIDKVAAVVGNNIILLSDLNQQYTQYLYQGNPPNQDIKCKILQNTLTQKLLKQQAEIDSVMVEESQVDDEVNKRMRYSMQRAGGQERLEQFLNKSVLQYKDEIRPSIKDELIAQKMQQKITENINVTPMEVEKYFKSLGDSLPEFNTEVEVGEVILNPQLSKAEKQRFRDKIEALRLRVKSGEDMGILAKTYSEDPGSAADGGDLGFFDRNTMAKEFTSWAFKLKAGEVSPIFETEFGFHFLQVIERRGEQVHARHILIIPRTTPESLVRLEKHADSIYNNIMAKKYSFAAAANLFSDNKETKYNGGMMLNAENVQARSTFIPVDKLDPSVFLVIDTMKVGGISKPHLFTGADGKEAYRILYLKSKIPPHKANMAQDFPKIRDAAQNDKINRTLSEWFEKRRESTYIKIDDEFNTCDELKIWTKSSTASK
- a CDS encoding AAA family ATPase; protein product: MQYKNEVEAVDALHQSFNNIKAEIGKVVVGQDEIIKSVLIAIFSNGHCLLVGVPGLAKTLLVQTVAAVLDLEFNRIQFTPDLMPSDIIGAEILGEDRHFKFIKGPVFSNIILADEINRTPPKTQAALLEAMQEKSVTAAGQTHILPKPFFVLATQNPIEQEGTYPLPEAQLDRFMFNIQLNYPAFADELNIVRNTTGSKSVQLQKIIHADDIQYFQQLIRNIPITDNVLEYAVKLASKTRPNSEFATEAINKYISWGAGPRASQFLVLGAKCHAAVTGKYAPDIEDVQAVAEPILRHRIVRNYRAEAEGLSIEKIIKALL
- a CDS encoding serine hydrolase domain-containing protein is translated as MKRNRLFILATASFFNVLCLGACAQEHSSNEKKLSVANSISRSTVVLNNQDSIIPLKSLDKKNIASVSLSFAYSAVFDSLANKYDKITSFSADSYKDSVNLYDLEDDLKYFNTVLICVDDQNSNNAKFINFINSISKTKNVILSVFGNGTALKSFDAIQTPVVWTAQNNADAAAIVPQYIFGGISAENKLTKAYSARYTIGSGFKTAKTRLKYTVPEDAGVNSNSLKEIDAIASEAINQKATPGLVVLVAKDGKVIFNKAYGTHTYDSNMPDKVTDIFDLASVTKVTATTPSVMRLFEEGKLKLDTNIGAYIPKARTTPMNNIQVREVMLHQAGFIPYIPFHNYIKAGDYSRDSSAAFPTKVADNYYIRKGFFKDFMWPKMLNSPIKTRGKYVYSDISMYVMKDIVEHISEEPLNDYAYQNFYKPLGMQTAGFLPRNRFKADQIIPTEMDTYFRKTLLVGYVHDQGAGLAGGVSGHAGLFASANDLAIIYQMLLNRGSYGGEEYFKAQTVDMFTSKQSNVSRRGLGFDRWDPDTAKHYPSVYASPQTYGHTGYTGTCVWVDPSRGLVYVFLSNRVNPTVSDKLSDLRIRGRIQDVVNKAIDEAK
- a CDS encoding amidohydrolase, with product MIQFYIFSHMKSLLYFFFPVLLFSSCSEKEEADSIVYNAKVYTVNTNFDTVEAFAVKNGKILALGTTHDIRAQYKAKEEIDAAGKAVYPGFIDAHAHFYGYGQSLQTADLRDTKSWDEILQRLSDFAKTHPDGWLIGNGWDQNDWQDKSFPTNETLTQLFPNRPVFLNRIDGHAAIANQKALDDAGIKGEVKLVGGDMLVKNGKLTGVLIDNAVALVESKIPSPDAKLAEKIFTDAQKNCFAAGLTTIDDCGLSYLAVEFIEKLQKENKLKMRLYVMLSDDEANYKYLFNRGPIKTERLNVRAFKVYADGALGSRGACLLHPYSDMPGKKGFLLSNPKHFEEVAKKIAANNFQMCTHAIGDSANRTILKIYNNVLKGKNDKRWRIEHAQVINKADFDLFGKTSIVPSVQPTHATSDMYWAGERLGKERLKGAYAYKQLLKQNGWIPLGTDFPVENINPLLTFYAATVREDSKGFPKGGFQVENALTPEEALRGMTIWAAKANFEENEKGSLEKGKLADFVILDKDILKSTSQTILKTKVLKTYLNGEKVYEAK
- the pth gene encoding aminoacyl-tRNA hydrolase; its protein translation is MKYLIVGLGNIGPDYAHTRHNIGFDIADELVKGLSGSFENIRLAYYAEVSFKGKKLHVIKPTTFMNLSGKAVNYWMKELKIAPENVLVIVDDLALPLGKLRLKLQGSSAGHNGLKSIEEVCGGQNYARLRFGIGSDYPKGRQVDFVLGQFDKNEQLEIPALIDKSVELIKSFVTVGPAHTMTAFNK
- a CDS encoding 50S ribosomal protein L25/general stress protein Ctc, which translates into the protein MKTIAISGSPRENVGKRDAKELRYEGKVPAVLYGGNEQKHLAVLIADLRDVIYTPEVNFVEIDVNGAKTKAIVKDTQFHPLTDVLMHIDFLQLFDEKEIVMEIPVKLTGTSPGVKMGGKLIQKLRKLRVKALPANMPQNVEVSLEQLEVGSLFRVRDLKGQNYVITNTPEDTIVSVAMSRALKQAETEAAKGKK